One genomic window of Acomys russatus chromosome 29, mAcoRus1.1, whole genome shotgun sequence includes the following:
- the LOC127212023 gene encoding aflatoxin B1 aldehyde reductase member 3-like has protein sequence MSQTRLTTVLGTMEMGRRMDVTSSAASVRAFLERGYTEIDTAFVYVDGQTETILGGLGLGLGQSGCKVKIATKSVPTVGTSNRLDNIRFQLETSLKRLQCPRVDLFYLHIPDHSTPIEETLQVCNQLHQEGKFVEFGLSNYASWEVAEICTLCKKNGWIMPTVYQGMYNATTRQVEKELLPCLRHFGLRFYAFNPLAGGLLTGRYKYQDKDTEQPESRFFGNQFSQINMDRYWKEEHFKGIALVEKALKATYGTGAPSMTSAALRWMYHHSQLQGAYGDAVILGMSSLEQLQQNLALIEEGPLEPAVVEAFDQAWDLTAHDCPNYFR, from the exons ATGTCGCAGACCCGGCTTACTACTGTGCTGGGTACCATGGAGATGGGGCGCCGCATGGACGTGACCTCCAGCGCTGCTTCGGTGCGCGCCTTCCTGGAGCGCGGCTACACCGAGATAGACACCGCCTTCGTGTATGTGGACGGGCAGACTGAGACTATCCTAGGCGGCCTGGGGCTCGGGCTGGGCCAGAGTGGCTGCAAAG TGAAAATTGCCACAAAGTCTGTTCCCACTGTTGGGACTTCAAATCGTCTTGACAATATCCGGTTCCAGCTGGAGACGTCACTGAAGCGGCTGCAGTGTCCCCGGGTGGACCTCTTCTACTTACACATACCAGACCACAGCACTCCCATAGAGGAGACACTGCAGGTCTGCAACCAGCTGCATCAGGAG GGCAAGTTTGTGGAGTTTGGCCTGTCCAACTATGCCTCCTGGGAAGTGGCTGAGATCTGTACCCTGTGCAAGAAAAATGGCTGGATCATGCCAACTGTGTACCAG GGCATGTACAACGCCACCACCAGGCAGGTGGAGAAGGAGCTCCTCCCCTGCCTCAGACACTTTGGACTGAGGTTCTACGCCTTCAACCCTTTGGCTG GGGGCCTGCTGACTGGCAGATATAAATACCAAGACAAGGACACAGAGCAGCCTGAGAGTCGATTCTTTGGGAATCAGTTTTCTCAGATAAACATGGACCG CTACTGGAAGGAGGAACACTTCAAAGGCATCGCCTTGGTGGAGAAGGCCCTGAAGGCCACCTATGGCACTGGCGCCCCCAGCATGACCTCGGCTGCCCTGCGCTGGATGTACCACCATTCACAGCTCCAG GGCGCCTATGGCGATGCAGTCATCCTGGGCATGTCCAGTCTGGAGCAATTACAGCAGAACTTGGCCTTGATTGAGGAGGGGCCCCTGGAGCCAGCTGTCGTGGAAGCCTTCGACCAAGCCTGGGACCTGACTGCCCATGATTGTCCCAACTACTTCCGCTAA
- the Mrto4 gene encoding mRNA turnover protein 4 homolog — protein sequence MPKSKRDKKVSLTKTAKKGLELKQNLIEELRKCVDTYQYLFIFSVANMRNNKLKDIRNAWKHSRMFFGKNKVMMVALGRSPSDEYKDNLHQVSRKLRGEVGLLFTNRTKEEVNEWFTKYTEMDFARAGNKATLTVSLDPGPLKQFPHSMEPQLRQLGLPTALKKGVVTLLSDYEVCKEGDVLTPEQARVLKLFGYEMAEFKVTIKYMWDAQSGRFQQMDDDLPESAPESEGESEEEDDS from the exons ttTCCTTAACAAAAACAGCCAAGAAAGGCTTGGAACTGAAGCAGAACCTAATAGAAGAG CTTCGGAAATGTGTGGACACCTACCAGTACCTCTTCATCTTCTCTGTGGCCAACATGAGGAACAACAAGCTGAAGGACATCCGGAATGCGTGGAAGCACAGCCG GATGTTCTTTGGCAAAAACAAGGTGATGATGGTGGCCTTGGGGCGAAGCCCATCTGACGAGTACAAAGACAACCTGCATCAG gtcAGCAGGAAGTTGAGAGGTGAAGTTGGCCTCCTTTTTACCAACCGCACAAAGGAGGAGGTGAATGA GTGGTTCACAAAGTATACAGAAATGGATTTTGCTCGAGCTGGGAACAAAGCAACTTTAACTGTGAGCCTGGATCCGGGACCCCTGAAACAGTTCCCTCACTCCATGGAGCCACAGCTGAGGCAGCTGGGCCTGCCCACTGCCCTCAAGAAAG GTGTGGTGACCCTGCTGTCTGACTATGAAGTTTGCAAGGAAGGTGACGTGCTGACCCCAGAGCAGGCCCGTGTCCTG AAACTTTTTGGGTATGAGATGGCTGAATTCAAAGTGACCATCAAATACATGTGGGATGCCCAGTCGGGAAGATTCCAGCAGATGGATGATGACCTGCCTGAGAGCGCACCAGAGTCTGAGGGAGAgtctgaggaggaggatgacaGCTGA